One Hoplias malabaricus isolate fHopMal1 chromosome 12, fHopMal1.hap1, whole genome shotgun sequence genomic window, CTGCCAGGATTCCCTTGGAATCACGAGGTAAAGGAGACCTGACTGAGCGTTATGTTCATAGGTTTTTTACTGTGTATCTGCTTGCCTTTAGTTGTCCTCTAGTATCGACCCTTGGTTAGTTATTAataacacaagcccagtagccaaCCACAGctgagtttagcgctgagtttgggttaagagagagatgaatgaaacggaaaacagacaaaatacccTTCACTTGACCCACATTAACAGATGTGAGGCACACGCAGCCCAACAgtgcaccccccacccccactcctTGGTAAAACTGTGTACcctgtttgtacttttaaaaaggcggtatgaaaaatgtggacacTGCCCATCCCCACTGGGTAACACCAATGATCTCTACAGAGTAGAGTAGGGTTTAATTTGTAACACAGATGGAAGTCTGTTATCTTATATCAAGGCTTACCACACTCAAGGCTTTGGGTTTAGTTACAGAAAATCCTCCGATCATGATCATGTTGGGCATCACCGGTCGAGGGAACTCAGAATCGAAGTCGAAGCGCATCAGTGACAGAGCTGCGCGGCTCATGATCTCCATTACGGACGTTTCTCTTTGGAGGAATCGTGAGGCGATCTCGTCCGCCTGGGTAAACAGACGTCTACAGGCCAGCGGCTGCACAAACGCTCTTAACGCGTTCAGAGTCCGCTGCCAGAAGTTCATTCGGTCGGAATAATAGGTGTAACGATGAGGAATGTAGGAAGGAGGACTCGGACACTGGCTGGTCAGGAAATGGGCGCTACAAGGATGGTTGACATGGAGGTAGATGGATGGGATATCAAGGTACTCCCCAACAATCACTCCTTTTGGTTCAAAAGGGTCTGTGAGAATGGCGTCAAAATCCCAGTCCTTTAGAGTCTTCATCAACTCTTTGTTGAAGAGAAGGTTCTCTGCATTATTGACAGTGTGGTTCTTGAGCACTTCCAGGCTCAGGAAGAGGATCCAAAATCCTCCCAGATTCTTAGATGGGTCTTCACTTATAATTCTGTCCAAACTGGATGATACAAATTTTTGTATGTCAGCTGTAGTGTAGGGAACAGGGTACGTAAGAGTGGTGGTGTGCTCTGAGGGCCCCATACTCAGACTCGCCTCAGGAATAACAACCACCACCTCATTCCCCCTCCTTCCCAGCTCCTCCACTAAAGGCTTCATCCCAGTCCAGTGACTGCCATCAGCTGGAATCACCAGCAGCTTCCCAGCCTCCACCGACCCCAGACAGAGGAGATACAGCAGTAAGCGTAGGTCAGTCATCTTCAGTAAATACTTACTGCCCCGTCTCCAGCCTTCACAGAAACCCCAACTGAGCTCTGTCTCACCGCTGTGGGCTGAAGTGCATGTCTCTCCTGGAGCTGGAGTAACCTTTGTTCAGTGAGGTGTTGAGTAATCAAGTGGGAAGGGTTTCTTTTGTAAACTCTGGTTTCTGAGCAAGTGATCAGGTTTAAAAGGAGGGAAAAGAAAGTAGACCAGACTAAATGTTTCACACTGCATCTACATTAACTTTGGTAAAATCCATAACAAATTAATTCCAGCACTCTTTAAAAGTGCCATActccccctcgtctccacagtggaacacagttctgtttcttaatgaagcgtctatgacccgctttggtccaaactccacgagccccacagcagtgttctccccctgtgtaaacagcccctgttcagaacgcctgctttcagcacctgttcctttaaatgataatgagccgctcgctgttcaccccgaccccgagcgcacagcagtgaggagcgaggagcagaagctctggtttttagctgttttcactctgttctctttcttctccgtttttactcagtgctcttatttctccgcgctcgttgtgagTTTAActtcatctttgtgctctcacataaacacgggtccagcgctctTTAAACACTCAGCTTTGAAAGTATGAAttattgtgtttatattaaaatcAGAGTTTAAAATGGTGCAATTTTAACTCGAGTGAACAATTATAAAAATCAAACAGTAACAAACAAATCTAAATCACAATCTGGTACTTTATATTCAGCATTCAGACATAAACAGTGCACTATAATATATTTATCTAAGCATTAATGGACTATAGTTCACAGAAATCACAATTAGATGCTTCCCACAAAAACTTCAGCCCTATTTCAAAGTCAAGTCCAAATTTATAGTGTGTTTTTCCAGTGGATTTTTTCACAAAGCTGCTTTACTTTACAGTACAATAACTTTCTGATCTCGGTTAGAACTTTAGACTCATAAAATCATTTTCTCCCTCAAAGTAACACTGTATAGAAGCCCTGAGGAACCTGTCCTTTTACAGATTATCAGCTAATGACTGCTCAACATTTCATTACAACAATCATAAACGTTTAAAGCACATTCAGGTTTTATCATAAAAAGGTTACCTTTTAACTTCGACTAATATCCTCATATTTCATGAATAAGGATTTACATTTTCTCATGTTTTGAAAATAGAACACTTTGacatatgtttaaaaactctggaTTTAGTACTGGACTCTACTAGTGACTAGATGAAGAAACCCTAACATtccctttaaaaaataatgttcacACTGAGTTCCGTCTTCTCCTAGAGACCCAACTAGAGACGTCCCGATTCAAAGAGTCACCTTTTTGGGAGTCAGTTCCCCGTTGCATACATTTTCCTTACAGCAATATATTAACAATTCATATGTTCTGGGCTTcgtctgtttttcttttgtggACGTTCTGCCGTCTGCAGAGAAGAGCAGCTGTCTGGGTTCATATTTAGGAACAAACTGGCTTTAGTGTGGGGACCCAACACTATTCAGACTCGTACAGAGAGAGCACTAGGTGTAGAGCAGTCCTCAGGTCTGTCCAGATGTGGAATGAAGTTCTTGATATATTTCTTGTAGAACAGGCACTATGACTCTAAATATAATCAACTGGG contains:
- the LOC136710678 gene encoding UDP-glucuronosyltransferase 1A1-like, translating into MTDLRLLLYLLCLGSVEAGKLLVIPADGSHWTGMKPLVEELGRRGNEVVVVIPEASLSMGPSEHTTTLTYPVPYTTADIQKFVSSSLDRIISEDPSKNLGGFWILFLSLEVLKNHTVNNAENLLFNKELMKTLKDWDFDAILTDPFEPKGVIVGEYLDIPSIYLHVNHPCSAHFLTSQCPSPPSYIPHRYTYYSDRMNFWQRTLNALRAFVQPLACRRLFTQADEIASRFLQRETSVMEIMSRAALSLMRFDFDSEFPRPVMPNMIMIGGFSVTKPKALSVSLTHSHL